A DNA window from Trypanosoma brucei brucei TREU927 chromosome 10, whole genome shotgun sequence contains the following coding sequences:
- a CDS encoding protein kinase, putative, which translates to MYLKPYNNPYPVVSDRLEVILETMRKINGDSGSPVETPPERVPCIGSGAFATVRVGWVQERWHSQGKNEEPGQLTFGTTAAVAVKRVVVPGKLRSPLDGCRQRLLRELQVMEHIRICPHPNVVQCWGFVFYKAGDRASIGREVTDNLLGEVLTNFSQLREQQRVITGNMDKEKIGNEVLDGVSCFDVCLSLCTGGTLTEYVRRVADAALRATRTCIQERIVTQPKNTSMTDSTLGESPTGHNQGLTSSSSDAGIEPKGALLGLKTRKLTPIRKDVSGEFFTQKDSTLVVSHLTIREKDIVAIAYALCNALRHTHETLRTLHRDIKPANVLICDGIGKIPSYTSRATSCDFTARTTARARGAPTELENKKADGSKAVELVLFSDLRDALGNPQEGGSADDKLTPDVLVVPAEAGSHRVLCNSSDSPPYVLECLPQVDAWRLQLADYGIASGLDHMEASGRCGTFPFMAPEVEDEDCTGSTYGPKADIYSLGVTIQHVIVNATVEFNEVAQALPRRADALGRQWVDEEDRETSEVDNDSGTSGGVTDETKRKRTFNLPGNWRCKRELSDRDYVRDIYSHLSHPLPHDDCARSFTVPRSWRCHDELASGNCVEGLSTDGRTDTDNAGDKRGHLQPQNSDYRDNIKALNFRKGQGARCRSCGKLHRNLIELLNAMTAPDPSQRPTLSCILRDTAVIEQGTFVDEPRESSFPFSRSSSSSKHANAVANTSGRRNTTNSTACSPKQLSHTSRGTAPSPMAGRNHRSSCSGECKDQKTHDGSSEMFGGVNKYDGWREGVLWRPPSLKFLRRYSGQEGRC; encoded by the coding sequence ATGTATTTAAAACCATATAACAATCCCTACCCCGTCGTAAGTGACAGACTGGAGGTTATTCTTGAAACCATGCGAAAAATTAATGGAGACAGCGGTTCCCCCGTCGAAACGCCACCAGAAAGGGTACCGTGCATTGGCTCCGGTGCGTTTGCTACCGTTCGTGTTGGCTGGGTGCAGGAGCGGTGGCACAGTCAAGGCAAGAATGAAGAACCTGGACAACTCACCTTCGGAACTACAGCCGCAGTGGCCGTGAAGCGCGTGGTTGTTCCAGGGAAGTTGCGAAGTCCCCTTGACGGTTGTAGGCAGCGGCTGCTCCGCGAGCTGCAGGTAATGGAACACATCAGAATCTGTCCACATCCGAATGTCGTGCAGTGCTGGGGGTTTGTCTTCTACAAGGCGGGCGATAGAGCAAGTATCGGCAGAGAAGTAACAGATAATTTGCTTGGTGAGGTCCTCACAAACTTTTCCCAATTGCGCGAGCAGCAAAGGGTAATAACAGGGAACATGGACAAGGAGAAAATTGGAAACGAGGTCCTTGATGGGGTCTCTTGCTTTGATGTGTGTCTCTCGTTGTGCACAGGCGGTACTTTAACCGAGTATGTCCGCCGAGTAGCCGATGCAGCGCTCCGTGCGACGCGCACGTGCATACAGGAGCGGATAGTCACTCAACCGAAAAACACGAGCATGACTGACTCCACACTTGGGGAGTCACCCACTGGACATAATCAGGGTCTGACCAGCAGCTCAAGTGATGCTGGGATCGAACCTAAGGGGGCGCTGCTCGGGcttaaaacaagaaaattgACACCGATTAGAAAAGATGTTTCGGGAGAATTTTTCACACAAAAAGACTCCACTTTAGTTGTCTCCCATCTCACAATCCGCGAAAAAGACATTGTCGCCATTGCGTATGCGTTGTGCAACGCCCTTCGTCACACCCATGAAACGCTACGGACGCTACACCGTGACATCAAACCAGCCAATGTGTTAATATGCGATGGGATCGGAAAGATACCGTCATATACATCGCGTGCCACTTCATGCGACTTCACGGCCAGAACCACAGCAAGAGCCCGAGGTGCTCCAACTGAgttggaaaacaaaaaagcagacGGCAGCAAAGCGGTTGAGTTGGTGCTTTTCTCAGACCTTCGCGACGCGCTGGGTAATCCACAGGAAGGAGGGAGCGCTGATGATAAACTCACTCCTGATGTGTTGGTTGTGCCTGCTGAAGCAGGATCACATCGTGTGCTGTGTAATTCATCTGATTCGCCCCCATACGTGCTGGAGTGTCTGCCCCAGGTGGACGCCTGGCGCCTGCAGTTGGCGGACTACGGCATCGCGTCAGGTTTAGATCACATGGAGGCCTCGGGTCGCTGTGGTACATTCCCTTTTATGGCACCCGAGGTGGAGGACGAGGACTGCACCGGGTCCACGTACGGACCTAAAGCTGATATTTATAGTCTGGGGGTCACAATTCAGCATGTTATTGTGAATGCTACCGTTGAGTTTAACGAGGTGGCTCAGGCGCTACCCAGGCGGGCAGATGCTTTGGGGCGGCAGTGGGTTGACGAAGAAGACAGGGAGACAAGCGAAGTGGACAATGACTCCGGCACCAGTGGTGGCGTAACAGATGAAACGAAGAGGAAGCGGACGTTTAACCTCCCCGGCAACTGGCGCTGTAAGCGGGAGCTTAGCGACAGGGACTATGTTCGCGACATATACTCTCATCTGTCACATCCACTACCGCACGATGACTGTGCTAGATCATTTACCGTACCGCGCTCGTGGCGTTGCCATGATGAGTTAGCCTCCGGCAACTGCGTTGAAGGTTTAAGCACTGACGGCAGGACTGACACTGACAATGCTGGAGACAAAAGGGGCCATCTTCAACCTCAAAATTCCGACTACCGTGATAATATCAAGGCGCTAAACTTTAGAAAGGGCCAAGGGGCTCGGTGCAGGTCTTGTGGGAAGCTCCACCGAAACCTTATCGAGCTTCTCAACGCCATGACGGCCCCTGATCCCTCACAGCGACCGACATTGTCGTGTATATTGCGTGACACAGCGGTCATTGAGCAGGGAACGTTTGTTGATGAACCAAGGGAATCcagtttccccttctccagAAGTAGCAGTAGCAGCAAGCACGCGAATGCGGTGGCAAACACTTCAGGGCGCAGGAACACAACAAACAGCACAGCATGCAGCCCAAAACAGCTGTCGCATACAAGTAGAGGGACCGCACCCTCACCAATGGCGGGCCGCAATCACCGTTCCAGTTGCTCTGGGGAATGTAAGGATCAGAAAACTCACGACGGATCGAGTGAAATGTTTGGCGGTGTTAACAAATACGACGGGTGGCGCGAAGGCGTGTTGTGGCGCCCGCCTTCGCTCAAGTTTCTTCGTCGGTATAGTGGACAGGAGGGGCGTTGCTAA